One genomic window of Streptomyces spiramyceticus includes the following:
- a CDS encoding TetR/AcrR family transcriptional regulator — protein MRQESASRVGDSGGQVADRVRQMIDTAGVSQREFARRIVMDPSKLSRSLSGARRFTVAELARIADISDVDAGWLLGPSTDAAPKTPALRRHRAPAVPAPEGGRPLQIVRETVRLIAERGFHAVRVADIAEACATSTAAIHYHFPGRDELLEAAVRWCMEEDTDRRAVVTAESGDAADELRRLIELRTPYTQQQRWQWSVWLDLWAEAARSTAVGRLYVAYYRQWRATVADVVRRGIAQGVFRPTEPAAAALQLTALIDGLATQVLAVTPAAGAGTGGRPGPEEMQATLLAHVDATLSIGTRRT, from the coding sequence ATGCGACAGGAGTCCGCAAGCCGAGTCGGAGACTCCGGCGGCCAAGTCGCCGATCGAGTACGTCAGATGATCGACACCGCCGGTGTCAGCCAGCGCGAGTTCGCCCGACGCATCGTCATGGACCCGTCGAAGCTGTCGCGTTCACTGAGCGGCGCCCGCCGTTTCACGGTGGCGGAGCTCGCCCGTATCGCCGACATCAGCGATGTGGACGCGGGATGGCTGCTCGGACCGAGTACGGACGCCGCCCCCAAGACCCCTGCTCTACGGCGCCACCGCGCCCCGGCCGTCCCCGCGCCCGAGGGCGGCAGGCCGTTGCAGATCGTGCGGGAGACGGTGCGCCTGATCGCTGAGCGCGGTTTCCATGCCGTACGGGTCGCCGATATCGCCGAGGCCTGTGCGACCAGCACCGCCGCCATCCACTACCACTTCCCGGGCCGCGACGAACTGCTGGAAGCGGCCGTGCGCTGGTGCATGGAAGAGGACACTGACCGCCGGGCCGTCGTCACCGCCGAATCGGGTGACGCGGCGGACGAGCTGCGCCGGCTGATCGAACTGCGGACGCCGTACACCCAGCAGCAGCGGTGGCAGTGGAGCGTATGGCTCGACCTGTGGGCGGAAGCGGCCCGTTCCACCGCCGTCGGGCGGCTGTATGTCGCGTACTACCGCCAGTGGCGCGCGACGGTCGCCGACGTCGTACGGCGCGGCATCGCCCAGGGAGTCTTCCGTCCCACGGAACCGGCCGCCGCCGCACTGCAGTTGACCGCGCTGATCGACGGGCTCGCCACGCAGGTGCTCGCGGTGACGCCGGCCGCGGGAGCCGGAACCGGGGGCCGCCCCGGCCCCGAGGAGATGCAGGCCACGCTGCTGGCGCATGTCGACGCCACGCTGTCCATCGGCACTCGCCGCACCTGA